In Antechinus flavipes isolate AdamAnt ecotype Samford, QLD, Australia chromosome 3, AdamAnt_v2, whole genome shotgun sequence, a genomic segment contains:
- the MRPL20 gene encoding 39S ribosomal protein L20, mitochondrial translates to MVLLTAPLRVRARLTDRYWRVHDLLQHARHFRGRKNRCYRLAVRAVNRAFVKCTNARRLKKKNMRTLWINRITAASQEHGLKYPSFISNLIKCQVELNRKVLADLAIYEPKTFKSLAALAKRRREEGLAAALGDEKEPAGIFSRVVHYQ, encoded by the exons ATGGTGCTGCTCACGGCGCCGCTGAGGGTGCGCGCCCGCCTCACCGACCGCTACTGGCGGGTCCATGATTTGCTGCAGCACGCCCGG CACTTTCGGGGAAGGAAGAATCGCTGTTACCGGTTGGCCGTCAGGGCCGTGAACAGAGCCTTCGTGAAATGTACCAACGCCAGGAGACTGAAGAAGAAGAACATGAGGACG CTTTGGATTAACCGAATCACAGCCGCTTCCCAAGAACATGGCTTGAAGTATCCCTCGTTCATTAGCAATTTAATCAAG tgTCAGGTGGAACTCAACAGGAAAGTCCTTGCTGACCTAGCTATTTATGAACCCAAGACTTTTAAGTCCTTGGCTGCTTTGGccaagaggaggagagaagaaggccTCGCAGCTGCGCTGGGGGACGAGAAGGAGCCGGCGGGGATATTTTCCCGGGTGGTACATTATCAGTGA